One Opitutus sp. ER46 genomic region harbors:
- a CDS encoding glycoside hydrolase family 97 protein, producing MNAPRFLLATLALFGPVLGAARAAPAPVTSIASPDGALVVDVQLARPAGTLTYSVTRAGQPVLAASRLGLVRDDTDFTRGLTLVAVEPGRAIEEKYEILTAKRRANTYRANRQVVELVNADGAKLQVEFQVSNDGVAFRYVFPGTSAVVRWLREEVTSFAFLPGTRAWLQPMSEAKTGWSRVNPCYEEYFEKNIAVGTPSPQAGWVYPALFRSGDTWLVVSEAGLGRDYCGTRLRKESPNGEYTIGFPDARETFPGGPLNPVSVLPWRTPWRLIAIGSLQTVAESMLGIDLADPAPARAPAGRPGKASWSWPLLGDPQTTYDVQRQFIDYAAEMHWQYCLIDSMWDQQIGYEKVKELIDYARTKGVSVLLWYNSNGTWNDAPQTPRHRLLTHASRIQEFERLKAMGVAGLKIDFFGGDAQSMIAYYHDILADAAPYGFQMNFHGATLPRGWNRTYSQLMTMEAVKGLEYVTFDQRNADEEPAHATILPFTRNLFDPMDFTPLVLDRINKIERRTSSAFELALAVVFTSGIQHYAEIPAGMAKAPEYVREFLRHVPSVWDEVRFIDGLPGEFVVLARQGEGRWYVSGINAESTAKPLTLDLRRLGLPAGRKGMLIQDGAPGNLSFQQSAVNLGADLNLPVTLAPRGGFVLVFE from the coding sequence ATGAACGCACCCCGATTCCTCCTCGCGACCCTGGCGCTTTTCGGCCCCGTGCTGGGAGCCGCTCGCGCCGCCCCGGCTCCGGTCACCTCGATCGCCAGCCCGGATGGCGCGCTGGTGGTCGACGTGCAACTCGCCCGGCCGGCGGGAACGCTCACTTACTCCGTCACGCGCGCGGGCCAGCCGGTGCTGGCGGCGTCGCGGCTTGGGCTCGTGCGGGACGACACGGACTTTACGCGCGGGCTGACGCTGGTCGCCGTGGAACCGGGGCGGGCGATCGAGGAGAAGTATGAGATTCTGACGGCGAAGCGTCGGGCGAACACGTACCGCGCCAACCGCCAAGTCGTGGAACTCGTCAACGCCGACGGCGCCAAGCTTCAGGTGGAGTTCCAGGTGTCGAACGACGGCGTCGCGTTTCGTTATGTGTTCCCGGGGACGAGCGCGGTCGTGCGCTGGCTGCGCGAGGAGGTGACGTCGTTCGCCTTCCTGCCGGGGACGCGGGCCTGGCTGCAGCCGATGTCAGAGGCAAAGACCGGGTGGTCGCGCGTGAACCCGTGCTACGAGGAATACTTTGAGAAGAACATCGCGGTGGGCACGCCCTCGCCGCAGGCGGGCTGGGTTTACCCGGCGCTGTTCCGGTCGGGCGACACCTGGCTGGTGGTGAGCGAAGCGGGGCTGGGCCGAGACTACTGCGGCACACGGCTGCGCAAGGAGTCGCCGAACGGCGAATATACCATCGGGTTTCCGGACGCGCGGGAGACGTTCCCGGGCGGACCGCTGAATCCGGTGTCGGTCCTGCCCTGGCGGACGCCGTGGCGGCTGATCGCGATCGGCAGCCTGCAGACGGTGGCGGAGTCGATGCTCGGGATCGACCTCGCAGACCCGGCGCCGGCGCGTGCGCCGGCCGGGCGGCCGGGCAAGGCGTCCTGGAGCTGGCCGCTGTTGGGTGATCCGCAGACGACCTATGACGTGCAGCGCCAGTTCATCGACTACGCGGCGGAGATGCACTGGCAGTACTGCCTCATCGATTCGATGTGGGACCAGCAGATCGGCTACGAGAAGGTGAAAGAGCTGATCGACTACGCCCGGACCAAGGGCGTGTCCGTCCTGCTCTGGTACAACTCGAACGGCACGTGGAACGACGCGCCGCAGACGCCGCGGCACCGGTTGCTCACGCATGCGAGCCGGATCCAGGAGTTTGAGCGCCTGAAGGCGATGGGCGTCGCCGGGCTCAAAATCGATTTCTTCGGCGGCGATGCACAGTCGATGATCGCGTACTACCACGACATCCTGGCGGACGCGGCGCCGTACGGATTCCAGATGAACTTCCATGGCGCGACGCTGCCCCGCGGCTGGAACCGCACGTACTCGCAGCTCATGACGATGGAGGCGGTGAAGGGCCTCGAGTACGTGACCTTCGACCAGCGAAATGCCGACGAGGAACCGGCGCATGCGACGATCCTGCCGTTCACCCGGAATCTCTTTGACCCGATGGATTTCACGCCGCTCGTGCTCGACCGGATCAACAAGATCGAGCGCCGTACCAGCAGCGCCTTCGAACTCGCGCTCGCGGTCGTGTTCACGTCAGGCATCCAGCACTACGCGGAGATTCCCGCGGGCATGGCCAAGGCGCCCGAGTACGTGCGCGAGTTCCTGCGTCACGTGCCGAGCGTCTGGGATGAGGTGCGGTTCATTGACGGCCTGCCTGGCGAGTTCGTCGTCCTGGCGCGCCAGGGCGAGGGCCGCTGGTACGTGAGCGGGATCAACGCCGAGTCGACGGCGAAGCCGCTCACGCTGGACCTGCGGCGGCTCGGGCTCCCGGCGGGACGCAAAGGCATGCTTATCCAGGACGGCGCCCCGGGGAACCTGTCCTTCCAGCAGTCGGCGGTGAACCTCGGGGCCGACCTGAATCTCCCTGTGACCCTCGCTCCGCGCGGCGGTTTTGTCCTGGTCTTTGAATAG
- a CDS encoding family 43 glycosylhydrolase, with protein MKFLLLLASLAASLGAAEPPAAFAPAEAPMPPPRVAGVRIGVHDPVMIQQGETYYLFATGRGIAVWSSRDRVWWKPEPPVFAAPPPWAVEAVPTFKGHIWAPDIVRHGGRYLLYYSVSAFGKNTSCIGVASNVTLDPADPRFRWVDHGKVIQSFPGQTNWNAIDPAFITDEHGTPYLAFGSFWGGLQLVRLKPDGLAPDQDPAEAITIASRKRDPNVPNPPAPPDDPMAAADAGGNAIEAPFIFRRGGWYYLFASIDLCCRGPKSTYKMIVGRAKDVKGPYLDRLGRRLASGGGTLLLAGNAEWYGVGHCGVYTFDGADWVVFHGYDAADRGRSKLRIEKLTWDAEGWPGKAKGE; from the coding sequence ATGAAATTTCTGCTCCTGCTCGCCTCCCTCGCGGCGTCCCTTGGTGCCGCGGAACCTCCGGCGGCTTTCGCTCCGGCTGAAGCTCCCATGCCGCCGCCCCGCGTGGCGGGCGTGCGCATCGGGGTGCATGACCCGGTGATGATCCAGCAGGGCGAGACCTATTACCTGTTCGCCACGGGTCGCGGGATCGCGGTGTGGTCCTCACGGGATCGCGTATGGTGGAAACCCGAGCCGCCGGTCTTCGCGGCGCCGCCGCCGTGGGCGGTCGAGGCGGTGCCGACCTTCAAGGGGCACATTTGGGCGCCGGACATCGTGCGTCATGGCGGCCGCTACCTGCTGTACTACTCGGTGTCGGCCTTCGGCAAAAACACGTCCTGCATCGGGGTGGCGAGCAACGTGACGCTCGATCCCGCGGACCCGCGTTTTCGCTGGGTCGATCATGGCAAGGTGATCCAGTCCTTTCCCGGGCAGACCAACTGGAATGCGATCGATCCGGCCTTCATCACCGACGAGCACGGCACGCCGTACCTGGCGTTCGGCTCGTTCTGGGGTGGGCTCCAGTTGGTGCGGCTGAAGCCGGACGGACTCGCGCCCGACCAGGACCCGGCGGAGGCGATCACGATCGCGAGCCGCAAGCGGGACCCGAACGTGCCGAATCCGCCGGCGCCGCCGGATGACCCGATGGCGGCGGCCGATGCGGGCGGGAATGCAATCGAGGCGCCGTTCATTTTCCGCCGGGGCGGCTGGTACTACCTGTTCGCGTCGATCGACCTCTGCTGCCGCGGGCCCAAGAGCACGTACAAGATGATCGTCGGGCGCGCGAAGGACGTGAAAGGTCCGTATCTCGACCGGCTTGGCCGCCGGCTGGCGAGCGGCGGGGGCACGCTCCTGCTGGCGGGCAATGCCGAGTGGTACGGCGTCGGGCATTGCGGCGTGTACACCTTCGACGGCGCGGACTGGGTGGTCTTCCACGGTTACGACGCGGCGGACCGCGGTCGCTCGAAGTTGCGCATCGAAAAGCTCACCTGGGACGCCGAAGGGTGGCCCGGAAAGGCGAAGGGAGAATGA
- a CDS encoding alpha-L-arabinofuranosidase C-terminal domain-containing protein: MRLRPFVLHAFVATLAAASFAAPAIPVRITIDAAARGHAVSPMLHGLFFEDINYAADGGLYAELVQNRSFEHDEALFSWGTVSRGADGQVTIETAQPLNERNPHYARLAVRAPGRGFGLANYGFGGLPVAAGETYFVSLRARGQLAAPTPGPATAQPALQVILEDETGRRLGACALATPTTEWSKLEGTFKASGPATNGRLVVLVNAPGQVDVDVVSLFPEKTFHGRRNGVRADLGQMLADLKPAFLRFPGGCIVEGKDLANRYQWKDTIGDIAERRQNWSRWRDAIRNQTAPQYYQTYGLGFFEYFQLCEDLGAEPVPVLSCGMACQYQSGELVPLDQLDPYVQDALDLVEFANGPVTSTWGAKRAAMGHPAPFNLKYLGVGNEQWGEQYFPRYRAFHDALKARYPDLHIVTTAGPGVDDGSWKLAWDRFRSDTPADIVDEHYYRPPQWFLENASRYDAQPRPGPKVFAGEFAAHERDRRATLRAAVAEAAFMTGLLRNSDVVVMSAYAPLFARAGAIQWQPDLIWFDNTRVHATGSYHVQRLFSRNRPDVLVGLQIAGEPIRLTPLPAKEISTYGAAPLPPYHPASVPTVFAVAGIDRTAGELVVFLVNPFAEPRAATLDLRGVNGTNGRAVVLTSASADDTNTFAEPTRIAPREESFTRGTGPLVRELAPQSVTVLRLGL; encoded by the coding sequence ATGCGCCTGCGTCCGTTCGTCCTTCATGCCTTCGTCGCGACCCTTGCCGCCGCCAGCTTTGCCGCCCCGGCGATTCCGGTCCGCATTACCATCGATGCCGCGGCGCGCGGCCATGCGGTCAGCCCGATGCTGCACGGGCTCTTCTTCGAGGACATCAACTACGCCGCGGACGGCGGATTGTACGCGGAACTCGTGCAGAACCGTTCGTTCGAGCACGACGAGGCGCTGTTCTCCTGGGGCACGGTGAGCCGCGGGGCGGATGGGCAGGTGACGATCGAGACGGCGCAGCCGCTCAATGAGCGCAACCCGCATTACGCGCGGCTGGCGGTGCGCGCGCCCGGCCGGGGCTTTGGGCTGGCGAATTACGGCTTTGGCGGCCTCCCGGTCGCGGCGGGGGAAACCTACTTCGTTTCGCTGCGGGCGCGCGGGCAACTCGCGGCGCCTACCCCGGGGCCGGCGACGGCGCAACCCGCCCTGCAGGTGATTCTGGAGGATGAAACCGGCCGCCGGCTGGGGGCGTGCGCGCTGGCGACCCCTACCACCGAGTGGTCGAAGCTCGAGGGCACGTTCAAGGCGTCGGGACCGGCGACCAACGGCCGGCTCGTCGTGCTGGTCAACGCGCCCGGCCAGGTCGACGTCGACGTCGTTTCGCTCTTCCCGGAGAAGACGTTTCACGGCCGCCGCAATGGCGTACGCGCCGACCTCGGTCAGATGCTGGCCGACCTGAAGCCTGCGTTCCTCCGCTTCCCCGGTGGCTGCATCGTGGAAGGCAAGGACTTGGCAAACCGGTACCAGTGGAAGGACACGATCGGCGACATCGCGGAACGCCGGCAAAACTGGAGCCGCTGGCGCGATGCGATCCGCAACCAGACCGCGCCGCAGTACTACCAGACGTACGGGCTCGGGTTCTTCGAGTATTTCCAACTCTGTGAGGACCTCGGCGCCGAGCCCGTGCCCGTCCTCAGTTGTGGCATGGCGTGCCAGTACCAGAGCGGCGAACTCGTGCCGCTCGACCAGCTGGATCCCTATGTGCAGGACGCGCTGGACCTGGTCGAGTTTGCCAATGGTCCCGTCACTTCGACCTGGGGCGCGAAGCGCGCGGCAATGGGGCATCCGGCGCCGTTCAACCTGAAGTACCTCGGCGTGGGCAATGAACAGTGGGGTGAGCAGTATTTCCCGCGGTATCGGGCATTCCATGACGCGTTGAAGGCCCGCTATCCCGACCTGCACATCGTGACCACGGCGGGTCCCGGCGTGGACGACGGAAGCTGGAAACTCGCGTGGGACCGCTTCCGGAGCGACACGCCAGCGGACATCGTGGACGAGCACTATTACCGTCCCCCGCAGTGGTTCCTGGAGAACGCGAGCCGGTACGATGCGCAGCCGCGGCCGGGTCCGAAGGTGTTTGCGGGTGAGTTTGCGGCGCACGAGCGGGATCGCCGGGCCACGCTGCGTGCGGCGGTGGCGGAGGCGGCGTTCATGACCGGGCTTCTGCGCAACAGTGACGTGGTGGTGATGTCGGCCTACGCGCCGCTGTTCGCGCGCGCCGGGGCGATCCAGTGGCAACCGGACCTGATCTGGTTCGACAACACGCGGGTGCACGCGACCGGCTCGTACCACGTGCAGCGCCTCTTCAGCCGCAACCGGCCGGATGTGCTCGTGGGCCTGCAGATCGCCGGCGAGCCGATCCGGCTCACGCCGCTGCCGGCCAAGGAAATCTCGACCTACGGCGCCGCGCCGTTGCCGCCGTATCACCCTGCATCGGTACCGACGGTGTTTGCCGTGGCGGGCATCGACCGCACGGCGGGCGAGTTGGTCGTGTTTCTCGTCAATCCCTTTGCGGAGCCGCGGGCGGCAACGCTCGACCTCCGTGGCGTGAACGGCACCAACGGCCGGGCGGTGGTGCTGACCTCGGCGTCGGCCGACGACACCAATACCTTCGCGGAGCCGACGAGGATCGCGCCGCGCGAGGAGTCGTTCACGCGCGGCACCGGCCCCCTGGTCCGGGAACTCGCCCCGCAGTCGGTGACGGTCCTGCGGCTGGGGCTGTGA
- a CDS encoding beta-galactosidase, with the protein MKTLAATCVLALSVMAGPKLAAAAAPDVPATPARHTFAIGSEDFLLDGQPLQIRCGEVHFARVPREYWRDRLQRVKAMGLNAVCAYLFWNYHEWEQGKFNWSGQADAAEFCRLAQEEGLWVVLRPGPYACAEWEMGGLPWWLLKQEDIALRTRDPRFLAASRAWLAEVGRVLGPQQVTRGGPILLVQVENEYGFFGNDLAYLQEMRRAVVDAGFDVPLFACNPTSKIGSPTPSELFKVVNFGRDPAAGFKALRAVQPTGPLMCGEFYPGWFDTWGAPHHLGNTPQYLADLAYMLEHRGSFSIYMAHGGTSFGLWSGADRPFKPDTSSYDYDAPIAENGALGEKFVATRALMAKHLLPGETLPPVPAPIPTMAVPAFPLDEIAPVFANLSAPQAEAQPRTFEAYDYARGAMVYRTTLPAGPAAVLEVGAAHDFGFVFVDGRRVGVLDRRARSYRLALPAREKPAQLDLLVYALGRVNFGVEVHDRKGLHGPVTLTAKASAPVTLAGWQVFAVPVEKGREALRWEKRGAGGAAATGPAFWRGDFEIGQPADTFLDLSHWGFGVVWVNGHCLGRFWNIGPTQTAYVPGPWLRAGRNEVVVLDLVGPEAPVLAGLARPILNALRPERDFSPVAAPGKLRLDGVKPVHSGTFAPGGDAQEVRFTAPVTGRQLCFEAVNAHDGKPVAAIAELELLGVDGQPLSHAAWTLAYVSSEEKAFEDGSAGNALDGQTANAWVTAWSSGAAAYPHRLVIDLGAPSKVSGLRYTPRSGADAAGRIKEYRVYVGDALVAR; encoded by the coding sequence ATGAAAACCCTCGCTGCAACCTGTGTTCTCGCCCTGTCGGTGATGGCCGGCCCGAAGCTGGCGGCGGCCGCGGCGCCGGACGTCCCGGCGACACCGGCCCGGCATACATTCGCGATCGGCTCGGAGGATTTCCTGCTCGACGGCCAGCCGCTGCAGATTCGTTGCGGCGAGGTGCATTTTGCGCGGGTGCCGCGCGAGTACTGGCGGGACCGGCTGCAGCGGGTGAAGGCGATGGGACTCAACGCGGTCTGCGCGTACCTGTTCTGGAACTACCACGAGTGGGAGCAGGGAAAGTTCAACTGGAGCGGCCAGGCGGACGCGGCGGAATTCTGCCGGTTGGCGCAGGAGGAAGGACTGTGGGTCGTGCTGCGGCCGGGACCGTATGCGTGCGCCGAGTGGGAAATGGGCGGGCTGCCGTGGTGGCTGCTGAAGCAGGAGGACATCGCGCTGCGGACGCGCGATCCGCGCTTCCTGGCGGCGAGCCGGGCGTGGCTGGCGGAAGTCGGCCGGGTGCTCGGGCCGCAGCAGGTCACCCGCGGCGGGCCGATCCTGCTCGTGCAGGTGGAGAACGAATACGGGTTCTTCGGCAACGACCTCGCGTACCTGCAGGAGATGCGGCGCGCGGTGGTGGACGCCGGTTTTGACGTGCCGCTCTTCGCCTGCAATCCGACGTCAAAGATTGGCAGCCCGACGCCGTCGGAGCTGTTCAAGGTCGTGAACTTTGGCCGCGATCCGGCCGCGGGGTTCAAGGCGCTGCGCGCGGTGCAGCCCACCGGGCCTTTGATGTGCGGCGAATTCTATCCCGGCTGGTTCGATACCTGGGGTGCGCCGCATCACCTCGGCAACACGCCGCAGTACCTGGCGGACCTGGCCTACATGCTCGAGCACCGCGGCTCGTTCAGCATCTACATGGCGCATGGTGGGACGAGCTTCGGGCTCTGGTCGGGGGCCGACCGACCCTTCAAGCCCGACACCAGCAGTTACGACTACGACGCGCCGATCGCGGAGAACGGCGCGCTGGGCGAGAAATTCGTCGCGACGCGCGCGCTGATGGCGAAGCACCTACTGCCCGGGGAAACGCTGCCGCCGGTGCCCGCGCCCATTCCCACGATGGCGGTGCCCGCCTTCCCGTTGGACGAAATCGCGCCGGTGTTCGCCAACCTGTCGGCGCCCCAAGCGGAGGCGCAGCCGCGGACCTTTGAGGCGTACGACTATGCGCGCGGTGCGATGGTGTACCGGACGACCTTGCCGGCGGGCCCGGCGGCGGTGCTCGAGGTCGGTGCCGCGCATGACTTTGGCTTTGTGTTCGTCGACGGTCGCCGCGTGGGCGTTCTGGACCGCCGCGCGCGCAGCTATCGGCTGGCGCTGCCGGCACGAGAGAAGCCGGCGCAGCTCGACCTCCTCGTGTACGCGCTCGGTCGGGTGAACTTCGGCGTCGAGGTGCACGACCGCAAAGGTCTGCATGGGCCGGTGACGCTGACCGCCAAGGCCAGCGCGCCGGTGACGCTCGCGGGCTGGCAAGTGTTTGCGGTGCCGGTGGAGAAAGGACGTGAGGCGCTGCGTTGGGAGAAGCGCGGAGCGGGGGGCGCCGCGGCGACGGGCCCGGCGTTTTGGCGCGGCGACTTCGAAATTGGGCAACCGGCCGACACGTTCCTCGACCTGAGCCACTGGGGCTTCGGCGTGGTGTGGGTGAACGGCCATTGCCTCGGCCGCTTCTGGAATATCGGGCCCACGCAGACCGCGTATGTGCCCGGCCCGTGGTTACGCGCCGGGCGCAACGAGGTGGTGGTGCTCGACCTCGTCGGCCCCGAGGCGCCAGTCCTGGCCGGACTCGCGCGACCGATCCTCAATGCCCTGCGGCCGGAACGCGATTTTTCACCCGTGGCCGCGCCGGGGAAGCTGCGGCTCGATGGCGTGAAACCCGTGCATAGCGGCACGTTCGCGCCCGGCGGCGACGCCCAGGAGGTGCGGTTCACGGCGCCCGTGACCGGGCGCCAGCTCTGCTTCGAGGCGGTGAATGCCCATGACGGCAAGCCGGTGGCGGCAATCGCCGAACTCGAACTGCTGGGTGTGGACGGCCAGCCGCTCTCGCACGCGGCCTGGACGCTCGCGTACGTCAGCAGCGAGGAGAAGGCGTTCGAGGACGGCTCGGCCGGCAACGCGCTCGATGGGCAGACGGCGAACGCGTGGGTCACGGCCTGGAGCTCCGGTGCGGCCGCGTACCCCCATCGTCTGGTGATCGACCTTGGCGCCCCGTCCAAGGTCAGCGGCCTGCGCTACACGCCGCGGAGCGGGGCGGATGCTGCCGGGCGCATCAAGGAGTACCGCGTGTACGTGGGCGACGCACTGGTGGCGCGGTGA
- a CDS encoding PKD domain-containing protein, producing the protein MISFLRPGRLSLAACVALLAGVGSTNLSALDRPDRTFQVFQFPRDRIPRVDGDASDWAMVPETYAIGLPEFVDDTGNHATQDPANLAVKVRVGWVAGLNRLYFLYEATDNCLDFADPTLNCDTFEVIVDGDASGGPLLDVTHKEIATPRHVGEASVALDPRIGPAEAHWAIHGVHAQNYHVFTPAVGKDWCISWNAASWTKEFPWANAVCRHDAPAGKPGKVVLEFWITPFDYAGPEGPQRAVESVLREGKIIGLGLIVIDYDKPIRGQRGFWNLSRHHTSYGDASELCAFRLMPIEPALLPALDARWSFQVVDHDRGVVAFKDESVGRVTAWKWTFGDGETSIEAHPVHTYKQPGNYVTTLEVTDADGRTSRLSRIWDVQLRQGPQLK; encoded by the coding sequence ATGATTAGCTTTCTTCGACCGGGCCGCCTTTCGCTGGCGGCATGCGTTGCGCTCCTGGCGGGCGTCGGGTCCACGAACCTCTCCGCGCTGGATCGTCCCGACCGCACGTTCCAGGTGTTCCAGTTTCCGCGGGACCGCATTCCGCGCGTCGACGGCGACGCGAGTGACTGGGCGATGGTGCCGGAGACGTACGCCATCGGGCTGCCCGAGTTCGTCGACGACACTGGCAACCACGCCACGCAGGATCCCGCGAATCTCGCCGTGAAGGTGCGCGTTGGCTGGGTCGCCGGACTGAACCGGCTCTATTTCCTCTATGAGGCGACAGACAACTGCCTCGATTTCGCCGACCCGACGCTGAACTGCGACACGTTTGAGGTGATCGTGGACGGCGATGCCTCCGGCGGGCCGCTGCTCGACGTGACGCACAAGGAAATCGCCACCCCTCGCCACGTCGGCGAGGCGTCGGTCGCGCTCGATCCGCGCATCGGCCCGGCGGAGGCGCACTGGGCGATTCACGGCGTGCACGCGCAGAACTATCACGTGTTCACGCCGGCGGTGGGCAAGGACTGGTGCATCTCGTGGAACGCGGCGTCGTGGACGAAGGAGTTTCCCTGGGCCAACGCGGTTTGTCGTCACGACGCGCCCGCGGGCAAGCCGGGCAAGGTGGTGCTCGAATTCTGGATCACGCCCTTCGACTACGCCGGGCCGGAGGGGCCGCAGCGGGCGGTGGAGTCGGTGCTGCGGGAGGGCAAGATCATCGGGCTGGGCCTGATCGTGATCGATTACGACAAGCCGATCCGCGGCCAGCGCGGCTTCTGGAATCTTTCGCGTCATCACACGTCGTACGGCGACGCCTCGGAACTCTGCGCCTTCCGCCTGATGCCAATTGAGCCGGCGCTCCTGCCGGCGCTCGATGCGCGCTGGTCGTTCCAGGTGGTCGACCACGACCGGGGTGTCGTGGCGTTCAAGGACGAGTCGGTCGGCCGGGTCACTGCCTGGAAGTGGACCTTTGGCGACGGCGAGACCTCGATCGAGGCGCATCCGGTTCACACCTACAAGCAGCCCGGCAACTACGTCACGACCCTCGAGGTGACTGACGCCGACGGCCGGACCTCCCGGCTCTCGCGCATCTGGGATGTTCAGCTGCGGCAAGGGCCGCAGCTGAAGTGA
- a CDS encoding response regulator: MRLPRLHRTFRLLRGLSPVLAFPAAVSAADLAPPPPLGSTGFATVSAALLVTAIAVLAWWRQAVRLRRARAELESARHRAEAQLAEAREARDHFLASVSHEIRTPLNGVLASAELLGNTPLAPEQRECLATLQSSAESLVALLNDLLDFARIEAGTIELERSPFSLRDVAADVVRILAPRANVQGLELVLRVDATLPSGYVGDAARLRQVLLNLVTNAVRFTAQGHILVEVTDAGKLTAAATPGMLHAIRFAVTDTGIGIEPTAQASLLAKPPPGERPLHPGRGLAICRALVDLLGGTMGLRSEPGRGSQFWFVVPLEPNPKLPMPPMAEGRPLRVLLADDLAPARHAITELLQVCGALVDAVSSARDAREVLQREARSGCAYDAFIFDHSVLAADDGSLLLAIKHPTFGTVRRILLASSLRYPEVPSEEPGDFDAVVVKPILTHEALNQALRGQRTTHPAANSELHRMPVSRYRALVAEDNVINQIVLGRMLAALGCSAEYADTGAQAVTLVTERHYDIVFMDIRLPELDGIEATRQIRARRPDGSPPIIAVTANNSPDDRSDCLAAGMNDYLQKPVRIGELLATIDRWIAVRPA; this comes from the coding sequence GTGCGCTTACCCCGACTGCATCGCACCTTCCGCCTCCTGCGCGGGCTGTCCCCAGTGCTCGCCTTCCCCGCCGCGGTCTCCGCAGCTGACCTCGCTCCTCCGCCCCCACTCGGGTCCACCGGCTTCGCCACCGTCTCAGCAGCTCTCCTCGTCACCGCGATCGCCGTGCTCGCCTGGTGGCGGCAGGCTGTTCGTCTGCGCCGCGCGCGCGCCGAGCTCGAGTCCGCCCGCCACCGCGCCGAGGCCCAGCTCGCGGAGGCGCGCGAGGCCCGCGACCACTTCCTCGCCAGCGTCAGCCACGAGATTCGGACCCCGCTCAACGGCGTGCTCGCCTCGGCCGAACTGCTCGGCAACACCCCCCTCGCCCCCGAGCAGCGCGAATGCCTCGCCACCCTGCAGTCCTCGGCGGAATCGCTGGTCGCGTTGCTCAACGACCTGCTCGACTTTGCCCGCATCGAGGCCGGCACCATCGAGCTCGAACGCAGTCCGTTCTCGCTCCGTGACGTCGCTGCCGATGTCGTGCGCATCCTCGCCCCGCGCGCCAACGTCCAGGGCCTCGAACTCGTCCTCCGCGTCGACGCCACCCTGCCCAGCGGCTACGTCGGCGACGCCGCGCGGCTCCGTCAGGTCCTCCTCAACCTCGTCACCAATGCCGTCCGCTTCACCGCGCAGGGTCACATTCTCGTCGAGGTGACCGACGCGGGCAAACTGACCGCCGCCGCCACTCCCGGCATGCTCCACGCGATCCGTTTCGCCGTGACCGACACCGGCATCGGCATCGAACCCACCGCACAGGCCTCCTTGCTCGCCAAGCCGCCGCCCGGCGAACGCCCGCTCCACCCGGGTCGCGGTCTCGCAATCTGCCGCGCGCTCGTCGATCTCCTCGGCGGAACCATGGGCCTGCGCAGCGAACCCGGCCGCGGTTCGCAGTTCTGGTTCGTCGTCCCCCTCGAGCCCAACCCGAAGCTGCCGATGCCGCCGATGGCTGAGGGCCGTCCATTGCGCGTCCTCCTGGCCGACGACCTCGCCCCGGCCCGCCACGCGATCACCGAGTTGCTGCAGGTCTGCGGCGCCCTGGTGGACGCCGTCAGTTCCGCCCGCGACGCCCGTGAGGTGCTCCAACGCGAGGCCCGCAGCGGCTGCGCCTACGATGCCTTCATCTTCGATCACTCCGTGCTGGCGGCCGATGACGGCAGCCTGCTCCTCGCGATCAAGCACCCCACCTTCGGCACGGTGCGCCGCATCCTGCTCGCCTCCTCGCTGCGCTATCCGGAGGTCCCATCCGAGGAACCCGGCGACTTCGACGCCGTCGTGGTGAAGCCGATCCTCACCCACGAGGCGCTCAACCAAGCCCTGCGAGGGCAGCGCACGACCCACCCCGCTGCGAACTCCGAGCTCCACCGCATGCCCGTGAGCCGCTACCGCGCGCTCGTTGCCGAGGATAATGTCATCAACCAGATCGTCCTCGGCCGCATGCTCGCCGCCCTCGGTTGTTCCGCCGAATACGCCGACACCGGCGCCCAGGCCGTCACGCTCGTGACCGAACGCCATTACGACATCGTCTTCATGGACATCCGCCTGCCGGAACTCGACGGCATCGAGGCCACCCGCCAGATCCGCGCCCGCCGCCCCGACGGCAGCCCGCCGATCATCGCCGTTACGGCAAACAACAGCCCCGACGACCGCTCCGACTGCCTCGCCGCCGGCATGAACGACTACCTGCAGAAACCGGTCCGCATCGGTGAACTCCTCGCCACCATCGATCGTTGGATCGCCGTCCGCCCTGCCTGA